Part of the Candidatus Zixiibacteriota bacterium genome, AGCCCGCAGGAAGCGGGCTTTAAAAAAACTGATGATATTATATTAATTCAGGTAGGCCCTTAGCGAGCGGCTTCGCGAGGCATGGCGCAGCCGCCGAATCGCTTTCTCCTTAATCTGCCGGACCCGTTCGCGGGTCAGAGAGAAGCGGGCGCCGATCTCTTCCAGTGTCAAAGCCTTCTCATGGTTCAGGCCAAAATAAAGACTGATGACCTCGGCCTCGCGAGGAGTCAGCGTATCCAGCGCTTTTTCGATCTCCAATTTCAACGAGTGGTCGAGCAGTTCCTCATCCGGCGCCGGCTGAAACTCATCTTCGAGAATATCGATAAGCGAATTATCCTCGGAGACCGAGAAAGGAGCATCGAGCGACAGATGCGAGTTAGATATCTTCAGCGTGTCGGAGACCTCCATCTCCGAAAGGTCCAATACCCGGGCGATTTCATCGGGAGATGGTACCCGCCCGAGACCCTGTTCCAGAGAACTGGAGATCTTGCCGATTTTATGCAGGGTTCCGACCCGATTCAGAGGGAGTCGGACGATACGGCTCTGTTCGGCCAGGGCCTGCAGAATCGCCTGGCGAATCCACCAGACGGCATAGCTGATAAACTTGAAGCCCCGGGTTTCATCAAATCGTTTGGCCGCCTTGATGAGGCCGATATTCCCCTCATTAATGAGATCGGCGAGTGATAAGCCCTGATTCTGATACCCTTTGGCGACCGAGACGACGAATCGCAGATTGGCCTTTGTTAATGCTTCGAGAGCCATTTTAGACCCGAGCTTTATTTGTTTTGCCAGTCGGACTTCCTCGTCGGCGCAGATTAGGGGGGTCTCCCCGATTTCGCGGAGGTACAGGTCAAGCGACCTGTCTTCGTCGCGGTACTTTAAAGACTGTTTAGCCACGATGAATTTAAACTCCTCTTTATCAACCAACATTAGAGAGCTTATCCCGTAGAGCTCTCTTAAATTAAGGCCGGACGGCCTTATATTCTATAGATCCTCCCGGTTCGACCAGAAGGAACGGTATAGCAGTATTACGGCTTTTCATGCCGCCTGCGATAGCTTCCAATTCAACAATATTCTTAACTTCCTTATTGTCCACCTGGGTGATAATGGAACCCGGCTGGATACCGGCCCGGTCGGCCTGTGAGCCGCGCGCCACCCGGACAACATAAATTCCCGGGAAAAACTCCAGATTGATCTCGCGGGCGATATTATCATTGAACGCCATCAATTCCATGCCCATCCATCTGACCTGTTGGGGAGCGGTATTGAATTGCGAGGAATGCGCCAATTGGTATTGCTCGCGGTCGACAATAGTGGCGTTCACATTCATTTTATCCCCTTTTCGCAGCAGAGTAATCTGCGCTTCTTTATCTCTTGGTGCGGTAGCAATCATAACTGACAGCTGTCCGGCATCGGAAATATCCTGGCCGTTGAAAGAAAGGAGAACGTCGCCCTTCTTGAGGCCGGCCATGTCGGCAGGAGCGCCTTTGAAGACCGAATCGACAAAAACGCCTTTGACCGCACTAAGGCCCAGTTGTT contains:
- a CDS encoding sigma-70 family RNA polymerase sigma factor, translated to MLVDKEEFKFIVAKQSLKYRDEDRSLDLYLREIGETPLICADEEVRLAKQIKLGSKMALEALTKANLRFVVSVAKGYQNQGLSLADLINEGNIGLIKAAKRFDETRGFKFISYAVWWIRQAILQALAEQSRIVRLPLNRVGTLHKIGKISSSLEQGLGRVPSPDEIARVLDLSEMEVSDTLKISNSHLSLDAPFSVSEDNSLIDILEDEFQPAPDEELLDHSLKLEIEKALDTLTPREAEVISLYFGLNHEKALTLEEIGARFSLTRERVRQIKEKAIRRLRHASRSRSLRAYLN